A section of the Pseudanabaena mucicola str. Chao 1806 genome encodes:
- the topA gene encoding type I DNA topoisomerase, protein MSTLVIVESPTKARTIRNFLPSEYRVEASMGHVRDLPQSASDIPAELKSSEWAKLGVNVDADFEPLYIVPDDKKKIVRELKAALKGAKELILATDEDREGESISWHLLQILQPKVPIKRMVFHEITSEAIKGALKNCRQIDNRLVHAQETRRILDRLVGYTLSPLLWKKIAWGLSAGRVQSVAVRLIVNRERERRAFKSANYWDLKANLYAPKQEFPVQLVSVGGTNIATGKDFDETTGKIPKGRKVLLLDEAGAIALKERLNGKVWTVSNLEERTTSRKPSPPFTTSTMQQEANRKLRLSARDSMRVAQALYEQGYITYMRTDSVHLSQQAIAAARQCVTKMYGSNFLSKEPRQYVTKSKGAQEAHEAIRPAGETFRTPQETGLSGRELALYDLIWKRTVASQMADAQLTMLSVQLTVEDAIFRASGKRIDFAGFFRAYVEGSDDPDAALEEKEITLPPLKVGDHPVCRELNTVGHETQPPARYTEAALVKMLESEGIGRPSTYASIIGTICDRGYVQLVNNALIPTFTAFAVTNLLEEHFPNLVDPSFTSKMEQTLDDISTGSVDWLPYLKEFYSGEQGLSGQVKARDSLIDGEAARTVHLEGLDDDVKVKIGKFGAYIQVGEGDRTVNSSIPQNLTPSDLVPEKIELLLKQKLEGPDQIGIHPETNEPIFMMMGQYGPYVQLGQSTEALPKPKRASLPKGIQPEQVNLDLAVKLLALPRTLGAHPDTGNRVFVNTGRFGPYVCHVKGNGDKDDNRSLKSTDDPYTITFERAIELLAQPKTLRGTAAAKVLKSLGKHPDDDDAIEILDGKYGAYVKHGKVNVSLTKEQSVDTLTLDEALSMLATKSKSSKSTSKRTKASETTKKTATKKANTKSTVAKAATKTAVKKKTTTTKKTAATK, encoded by the coding sequence ATGTCTACTCTTGTCATTGTCGAATCGCCCACTAAGGCACGCACCATCCGTAACTTCTTGCCCTCAGAGTATCGAGTTGAGGCATCAATGGGTCATGTGCGCGATTTGCCACAGTCAGCTAGTGACATCCCTGCGGAGTTAAAATCCTCTGAGTGGGCAAAACTAGGCGTAAATGTTGATGCTGACTTTGAGCCACTGTATATCGTGCCTGACGATAAGAAAAAGATCGTCCGTGAACTAAAAGCTGCTCTCAAGGGTGCAAAAGAATTAATCCTTGCAACTGACGAAGACCGCGAAGGGGAAAGTATTTCTTGGCACTTGTTACAAATTTTGCAGCCAAAAGTACCAATCAAGCGCATGGTTTTTCATGAGATTACCTCGGAGGCAATCAAAGGTGCTTTGAAAAATTGCCGCCAAATCGATAATCGACTTGTCCATGCCCAAGAAACCCGCCGCATCCTCGATCGCCTTGTTGGTTACACTCTCTCACCTTTGCTCTGGAAAAAAATTGCATGGGGACTCTCCGCAGGACGAGTGCAGTCGGTAGCAGTGCGTCTCATTGTGAACCGTGAACGTGAGCGTCGTGCATTTAAATCAGCTAATTATTGGGACTTGAAAGCAAATCTCTATGCTCCAAAACAGGAATTTCCCGTGCAGCTAGTCTCCGTTGGTGGGACGAATATCGCCACTGGTAAAGACTTTGATGAAACCACAGGCAAAATTCCTAAGGGGCGCAAGGTTTTATTGCTTGATGAAGCAGGGGCGATCGCCCTCAAAGAGCGACTTAATGGCAAAGTTTGGACTGTCAGTAACCTTGAAGAACGTACCACCTCACGTAAACCATCACCGCCCTTCACCACTTCTACCATGCAGCAGGAGGCAAACCGCAAATTGCGTCTGTCGGCGAGGGACTCGATGAGGGTAGCCCAAGCTTTGTACGAGCAGGGCTACATCACCTATATGCGTACTGACTCCGTACATTTATCACAACAGGCGATCGCGGCAGCACGTCAATGCGTGACCAAGATGTATGGCAGTAACTTCCTCAGCAAGGAACCTCGTCAGTACGTCACCAAATCTAAAGGTGCACAGGAAGCCCATGAAGCGATCCGTCCCGCAGGTGAAACTTTCCGCACACCTCAAGAAACAGGTTTATCTGGTCGTGAGTTGGCTCTGTATGACCTGATCTGGAAGCGTACCGTTGCCTCACAGATGGCAGATGCCCAGTTAACCATGCTCAGCGTCCAGTTGACGGTTGAGGATGCCATCTTCCGTGCTTCGGGCAAGCGGATCGACTTCGCAGGATTTTTCCGCGCCTATGTCGAAGGCTCCGATGATCCAGATGCGGCATTAGAGGAAAAGGAAATTACCTTGCCCCCACTCAAAGTGGGAGATCATCCCGTCTGTCGTGAATTAAATACAGTTGGGCATGAAACTCAACCACCTGCCAGATATACAGAAGCAGCTCTTGTGAAAATGTTGGAAAGTGAAGGCATCGGTCGTCCTAGTACTTATGCCAGCATTATCGGTACGATCTGCGATCGCGGTTATGTTCAGCTAGTGAATAATGCCCTGATTCCGACTTTTACTGCCTTTGCTGTAACGAATTTGTTAGAGGAGCATTTCCCCAATCTCGTTGATCCCAGCTTCACCTCGAAAATGGAACAGACCCTCGATGATATTTCTACAGGTAGCGTCGATTGGTTGCCCTACCTAAAAGAATTTTATTCTGGAGAACAGGGGCTAAGTGGACAGGTCAAAGCTCGTGATAGTCTCATCGATGGCGAAGCAGCAAGGACAGTGCATCTTGAAGGTTTAGATGATGATGTTAAGGTAAAGATTGGTAAATTTGGAGCTTATATCCAAGTTGGTGAAGGTGATCGCACTGTCAATTCCTCGATCCCTCAAAACCTGACTCCTTCAGATCTCGTACCCGAAAAAATCGAATTGCTCCTAAAGCAAAAACTTGAAGGTCCCGATCAAATAGGTATTCATCCTGAAACTAATGAACCAATCTTCATGATGATGGGTCAATATGGTCCCTACGTGCAGTTAGGTCAATCAACTGAAGCTCTCCCTAAACCTAAACGAGCCTCATTACCCAAAGGTATCCAACCTGAACAGGTTAATCTTGATCTTGCGGTCAAGTTGCTTGCTTTGCCTCGTACTTTGGGTGCACATCCTGATACTGGCAATCGCGTATTTGTGAATACAGGTCGTTTTGGTCCCTATGTTTGTCATGTCAAAGGAAATGGTGATAAAGACGATAACCGATCACTCAAATCCACTGACGACCCTTACACGATTACCTTTGAACGTGCTATAGAATTACTAGCTCAGCCTAAGACACTACGAGGAACTGCTGCCGCTAAAGTCCTCAAATCCCTTGGCAAACATCCCGATGATGATGATGCGATCGAGATTCTGGATGGTAAATATGGGGCTTATGTCAAGCATGGCAAAGTAAATGTATCCCTGACAAAGGAGCAATCCGTCGATACACTTACCCTAGATGAAGCGCTGTCCATGTTAGCTACTAAATCGAAATCGAGTAAAAGTACTAGCAAGCGCACTAAGGCAAGCGAAACTACCAAGAAAACCGCGACCAAAAAGGCTAATACAAAGTCTACGGTAGCTAAGGCAGCTACAAAAACTGCTGTCAAGAAAAAGACAACTACTACCAAAAAAACTGCAGCCACAAAGTAA
- a CDS encoding LL-diaminopimelate aminotransferase — translation MQFADRLLPLQSNVFADMDIAKSRVKASGKQVIDLSLGSSDLPTDKFILEAIAEALSDTSTHGYSLFGSTFDFREAVARWITQRFGVTVDPETEVLPLIGSQEGTAHLPLALLNPNDFALLQDPGYPSHYGGVHMASGQVYGMPLLAENSFLPVFADIPSVVLAQSKMMVLSYPHNPTTATASLEFFQSAVEFCQQHHLALVHDFPYVDLVFDGSSPPSILQADRDRQVSIEFFTMSKSYNMGGFRVGFAVGNRELIRALRQIKAVVDFNQYQGIMRGAIKALSGDRTYIDHVVNTFKTRRDVMIEALQTIGWQVPRPAATMYLWAKLPEVYAHDSVKFCLDLIAETGIALSPGAGFGKHGEGYVRFALVYPPEKLREAAIKISQFLQKSTN, via the coding sequence ATGCAATTTGCCGATCGCCTCCTGCCTCTTCAGTCAAATGTGTTTGCCGATATGGACATTGCCAAAAGTCGCGTCAAAGCATCAGGCAAACAAGTAATTGATCTGTCATTAGGTTCTTCGGATTTGCCCACTGACAAATTTATTTTAGAGGCGATCGCAGAAGCATTAAGTGACACAAGTACTCACGGCTATTCACTATTTGGAAGTACCTTCGACTTTCGGGAAGCCGTCGCCCGATGGATCACCCAACGATTTGGTGTAACCGTTGATCCTGAAACGGAAGTATTACCACTCATTGGCTCTCAGGAAGGCACAGCACATTTACCCTTAGCCTTACTCAATCCCAATGATTTTGCTCTTTTACAAGACCCCGGGTATCCATCCCATTATGGCGGGGTTCACATGGCAAGTGGTCAAGTTTATGGAATGCCCTTACTTGCTGAGAATAGCTTTTTGCCAGTATTTGCCGATATTCCGTCCGTAGTCTTAGCCCAGTCGAAAATGATGGTGTTGAGTTATCCTCACAACCCTACGACTGCAACGGCTTCCCTAGAGTTTTTCCAATCGGCAGTGGAATTTTGCCAACAGCATCATCTTGCCTTAGTGCATGACTTTCCCTATGTTGATCTAGTCTTTGATGGCTCAAGTCCGCCTTCGATCTTGCAAGCTGATCGCGATCGCCAAGTCAGCATTGAATTTTTCACTATGTCCAAATCCTATAATATGGGTGGGTTTCGTGTTGGTTTTGCCGTTGGTAATCGCGAATTAATTAGAGCCTTGCGACAGATTAAAGCTGTAGTCGATTTCAATCAATATCAAGGCATTATGCGCGGAGCAATTAAAGCTTTATCAGGCGATCGCACCTACATTGACCATGTAGTTAACACCTTTAAAACGCGACGTGATGTGATGATTGAGGCTCTGCAAACAATTGGTTGGCAGGTTCCACGCCCTGCTGCCACTATGTATCTCTGGGCAAAATTACCAGAAGTTTATGCTCATGATTCTGTCAAATTTTGTCTAGATTTAATTGCGGAGACAGGAATTGCACTCTCCCCAGGCGCAGGTTTTGGTAAGCATGGTGAAGGGTATGTCAGGTTTGCACTAGTATATCCTCCTGAAAAATTAAGAGAAGCCGCCATAAAAATTAGTCAATTTCTTCAAAAATCGACAAATTAG
- a CDS encoding HesB/IscA family protein, translating into MITLTDAAIARVRNLQNQRATSAPLRLGIKQGGCSGLSYLMDFAEQLETDDNEYEYNGVKIVINNSNLPQLQGLELDYTEDLLGGGFRFRNPNASKSCSCGTSFATPKELGAPVACS; encoded by the coding sequence ATGATTACATTGACCGATGCCGCGATCGCTCGCGTGAGAAATCTGCAAAACCAACGAGCCACTTCCGCACCTTTGCGTCTAGGGATTAAGCAAGGTGGTTGCTCTGGGTTGTCTTACTTGATGGACTTCGCAGAACAATTAGAAACTGATGATAATGAGTATGAATATAATGGTGTCAAAATTGTCATCAACAATAGCAATTTGCCTCAGTTGCAAGGACTAGAACTCGACTATACCGAAGATCTTTTAGGCGGTGGCTTCCGTTTCCGTAATCCTAATGCGAGCAAGTCTTGCAGTTGTGGAACTTCCTTTGCTACTCCTAAAGAACTTGGTGCACCTGTAGCCTGCAGCTAA
- a CDS encoding DUF2059 domain-containing protein produces the protein MKNLKHSLILIAWISWIAFPAIATYADNNQDERSPSPITTPLNSKRQLARELLVELGIGKQYDLYFWNSVDIAYGTGTRTKFSEWLQQTLARVAGWKHVESQYVSRLEANFSEVELQELLELSKRPLMKKLLRAEIQAYEETAEKRARLLYRAWDDYNSGKIKIPSNLMK, from the coding sequence ATGAAAAACTTGAAACATTCTCTGATATTAATAGCTTGGATTTCTTGGATAGCATTTCCTGCGATCGCCACCTATGCTGACAATAATCAAGATGAGCGATCGCCTTCCCCAATTACCACTCCGCTCAATTCAAAGAGACAACTAGCAAGAGAACTCTTAGTTGAATTAGGGATCGGCAAGCAGTACGACTTATATTTCTGGAACAGTGTCGATATTGCCTATGGTACGGGAACAAGAACTAAGTTTAGTGAGTGGTTGCAACAGACTTTGGCAAGAGTGGCTGGATGGAAACATGTAGAATCTCAATATGTGTCACGATTAGAAGCAAACTTTTCAGAAGTAGAACTACAGGAATTACTAGAGTTATCTAAACGTCCATTGATGAAAAAGCTACTTCGCGCCGAGATCCAAGCCTACGAGGAGACAGCAGAAAAAAGAGCAAGATTACTGTATCGAGCTTGGGATGATTATAATTCAGGCAAAATCAAAATTCCATCCAATCTGATGAAGTAA
- a CDS encoding ABC transporter substrate-binding protein: MRYLLRRFVAWFVIALLLLTALWGCTNGRVINANRFGITDRTEERIVLGTTSKIRTLDPADANEFFISNVFYNTLERLYTYKEGSNEIVPQLATDMPKVSDDGLTYTVTLRTGIKFHDRTNFNAYTMKFALERFINAKGTPAYILGDVIESISAPNDTELIFKLKQPLQFFPKFLAFTGAAAISPQVYKHIKDEKTGRLLFLPDKLVGTGPYQVTQFVEGSYLRLDAFPDYWGKKPINKGIDIQFFSSNANLLNAFKTGSVDIAFQTLTPTQVKNVEANAKQNGWKIASGQGATILYLVLNTQQSPLNDVRVRQALAAAIDRPLLESRIFFNQRAPLYSLVPSAFADSKPVFEQKYGDNGNSKLARQLLQEAGYSDDKPAQVTIWYPPKYGGNGDLVASTLRASIQKNVGRILQVKTERVENAVGYAFIDKGVYPSYLLDWTPDILDPDNYIKPFLDCEEAEGDRCKKGGSQFQGSFYHNPKMNELIANQRKERDAAKRSQILQQIQDLLAQDVPFIPLWQNKEYAFAQKGVEGVKIEPNQQLPYWNISKS; the protein is encoded by the coding sequence ATGAGATATCTGCTGCGTCGCTTTGTAGCTTGGTTTGTGATCGCTCTATTGTTATTAACTGCTCTTTGGGGTTGTACTAATGGCAGAGTCATTAACGCCAATAGATTTGGCATAACTGATCGCACAGAGGAGCGCATCGTTTTAGGTACAACCAGCAAAATCCGCACCCTTGATCCTGCCGATGCCAATGAATTTTTTATTAGCAATGTTTTTTACAACACTCTCGAACGTCTTTACACCTACAAAGAAGGCTCCAATGAGATTGTGCCGCAACTGGCGACAGATATGCCCAAAGTTAGCGATGATGGCTTAACTTACACCGTAACTTTGCGGACTGGCATCAAATTTCATGATCGCACTAACTTTAATGCCTATACGATGAAATTTGCCTTGGAACGCTTCATTAATGCCAAGGGAACACCAGCCTATATTTTGGGTGATGTGATCGAATCAATTTCTGCCCCTAATGACACCGAACTGATTTTCAAACTCAAACAGCCTTTACAATTTTTTCCCAAGTTTTTAGCCTTTACAGGTGCAGCCGCAATTTCACCTCAGGTTTACAAACATATTAAGGACGAAAAAACAGGTCGCCTTTTATTCTTGCCCGATAAATTAGTGGGTACAGGTCCCTATCAAGTCACCCAGTTTGTCGAAGGTAGTTATTTACGTCTGGATGCATTCCCTGACTATTGGGGCAAAAAACCGATTAACAAAGGTATTGATATCCAGTTTTTCTCATCTAATGCTAACTTGCTCAATGCCTTTAAAACAGGATCCGTAGACATTGCTTTTCAGACGCTCACGCCCACACAAGTCAAGAATGTTGAAGCCAATGCTAAGCAAAATGGTTGGAAGATAGCTTCAGGACAGGGAGCAACAATTCTCTATCTGGTTTTGAATACGCAGCAATCACCACTCAATGATGTGCGCGTCCGGCAAGCTCTTGCGGCAGCGATCGATCGCCCATTGCTCGAATCACGCATATTTTTTAATCAACGCGCCCCACTCTATAGTTTAGTTCCTAGTGCTTTTGCGGACTCTAAGCCTGTATTTGAGCAAAAATATGGCGACAATGGCAACAGCAAACTCGCAAGGCAACTACTACAAGAAGCAGGATATTCTGACGATAAACCTGCTCAAGTCACGATTTGGTATCCACCAAAATATGGTGGCAATGGCGATCTTGTGGCAAGTACTCTCCGTGCTTCTATTCAGAAAAATGTCGGTAGAATTCTGCAAGTCAAGACAGAACGGGTGGAAAATGCAGTGGGCTATGCATTTATTGACAAAGGTGTATATCCCAGCTATTTGCTAGACTGGACTCCAGATATTCTCGATCCCGATAACTACATCAAGCCATTCCTCGATTGTGAAGAAGCGGAAGGCGATCGCTGTAAAAAAGGTGGTAGTCAGTTCCAAGGCTCGTTTTATCACAATCCAAAAATGAATGAATTAATTGCTAATCAGCGTAAAGAGCGTGATGCAGCAAAGCGATCGCAAATTTTGCAACAAATTCAAGACCTGTTAGCTCAAGATGTTCCATTCATTCCTCTCTGGCAAAACAAAGAATATGCCTTTGCTCAAAAAGGAGTCGAGGGAGTCAAAATCGAACCTAACCAACAGCTTCCCTATTGGAATATTTCCAAGTCATGA
- the ycf46 gene encoding stress-responsive protein Ycf46, with translation MQEQLSILIQAQYPLIYLNTPEEERAERAIATISQLKPVRRVFVWTSTRGIVEHGQATAAAQHNTESIQAALQWVIRADQKDPAIYIFKDAHPFFDHPVAVRFLRDAVANFKGTQKTIILMSPIQVIPVELEKDIVVLDFPLPDIKAIEEVLDQQLSQIRTKKISSETREKLVRAALGLTQDEAEKVYRKAQVTSGRLTEEEVAIVLSEKQQLIRRNGILEYIEDEEDLDAVGGLEELKHWLQQRSNAFSQRARNYGLPQPKGMLILGVPGCGKSLIAKTTARLWSLPLIRLDMGRVYDGSTVGKSEANLRNALKVAESISPMILFIDELDKAFAGGAGSADSDGGTSSRIFGTFLTWMQEKKSPVFVMATANRIEKLPGEFLRKGRFDELFFVDLPNSEERRDIFRIHLRKRRPDLERFDLEQLSKVSDGFSGAEIEQAVIAAMYEAFAQDREFTQLDIISAVKSTTPLSRTMTEQVAALRDWARMRARPAATSVAEYQRMEF, from the coding sequence ATGCAAGAACAACTTAGCATTTTAATTCAAGCCCAATATCCCTTGATCTACCTCAACACCCCAGAGGAAGAAAGAGCAGAACGGGCGATCGCTACCATCTCCCAACTCAAACCAGTACGTCGCGTCTTTGTATGGACTTCGACTCGTGGCATTGTTGAGCATGGTCAAGCGACAGCAGCAGCCCAACACAACACCGAGTCAATCCAAGCAGCTTTGCAATGGGTTATCCGTGCTGATCAAAAAGATCCTGCTATTTACATCTTTAAAGACGCACATCCTTTCTTTGATCATCCAGTAGCTGTTAGATTCTTACGTGATGCAGTGGCTAACTTTAAGGGCACTCAAAAAACTATCATTTTGATGTCGCCTATCCAAGTAATCCCTGTTGAATTAGAGAAAGACATCGTTGTACTTGATTTTCCTCTGCCAGATATTAAAGCGATCGAAGAAGTTCTCGATCAGCAACTAAGTCAAATTCGCACCAAGAAAATATCTTCAGAAACTCGCGAAAAGCTTGTCAGGGCAGCACTAGGGCTTACTCAAGATGAAGCTGAAAAAGTTTATCGCAAAGCCCAAGTCACCAGTGGTCGTCTCACCGAAGAAGAAGTCGCAATTGTCCTTTCCGAAAAGCAACAACTGATTCGGCGTAATGGCATTCTCGAATATATCGAAGATGAAGAAGATTTAGATGCAGTTGGGGGACTAGAAGAGTTAAAGCACTGGTTGCAACAGCGATCGAATGCCTTTAGCCAAAGAGCCAGAAACTATGGATTACCCCAACCCAAAGGAATGCTGATTCTCGGTGTCCCTGGTTGTGGAAAATCCTTAATTGCCAAGACTACGGCTCGACTATGGTCGCTGCCACTCATTCGCCTTGATATGGGTCGCGTTTATGATGGTTCCACTGTAGGTAAGTCAGAGGCAAATTTACGCAATGCCCTCAAAGTTGCCGAATCGATTTCACCAATGATTCTATTTATTGATGAACTCGATAAAGCTTTTGCTGGCGGGGCAGGTTCGGCAGATTCTGATGGTGGTACATCATCACGAATCTTTGGTACGTTCCTGACATGGATGCAGGAAAAGAAATCGCCTGTATTTGTTATGGCAACTGCCAATCGTATCGAAAAATTACCGGGGGAATTTCTGCGGAAGGGGCGGTTTGACGAGCTATTCTTCGTTGATTTGCCTAATTCTGAAGAGCGGAGAGATATCTTCCGAATTCATTTACGGAAGCGTCGTCCAGATTTAGAAAGGTTCGATCTTGAGCAGCTATCGAAAGTGAGCGATGGTTTTTCGGGGGCAGAGATCGAGCAAGCGGTAATTGCCGCTATGTATGAAGCTTTTGCCCAAGATCGGGAGTTTACACAGCTAGACATCATTTCGGCTGTGAAATCCACAACTCCCCTTTCACGCACGATGACTGAGCAGGTTGCTGCTCTGCGTGACTGGGCAAGGATGCGGGCAAGACCCGCCGCCACCTCTGTCGCTGAATATCAGCGTATGGAGTTTTAA
- a CDS encoding DUF1257 domain-containing protein: MSHFSTLRTKITDAEVLKSSLRDLGISVNTEADVRGYNSQRIRADIVATLEGDYDLGWSRNADGSFDLIADLWGVAKKHNQTELINSINQKYAVNKALAEVKRPGLSNANVKLVLQ, from the coding sequence ATGTCTCATTTCAGCACACTTCGCACAAAAATTACTGATGCCGAAGTCCTCAAGTCGTCCTTGCGCGATCTAGGTATCAGTGTTAACACAGAAGCTGATGTTCGTGGCTATAATAGCCAACGCATTCGTGCCGACATCGTGGCAACTCTTGAAGGTGATTATGATTTGGGTTGGTCGCGTAATGCCGACGGTTCTTTTGATCTAATCGCTGATCTCTGGGGTGTTGCGAAAAAGCACAATCAGACTGAACTGATCAATTCGATCAACCAAAAGTATGCAGTGAATAAGGCTCTAGCCGAAGTGAAGCGTCCTGGTCTAAGCAATGCCAACGTCAAACTCGTCTTGCAGTAA